The Flavobacterium johnsoniae UW101 genomic interval TCTAATTTTCCACAAAAAACGCCTGTAATTTTTTTCTTCCTTTAAAGTATAATTTTGAAAATTCTAAAAACAATGTATTTTGTTTAAAATGAGTCAGTTGTGTTTTTAAAAAATCGATTTCGCTGCATATTGTATTTGTTTTTATTATAACTTTATGAAAACTAAAATTTTTCAGATATGACTGTAGATCAAATACTAAACGCAAAAGGGAAAAATGTTTTTTCGGTACGTTCAACCACAACTGTTTATGAAGCTTTAAAAGTAATGGGCGATAAAAACATCGGCGCTATTCTAATCATAGACGGAACCGATTTAAAAGGAATTTTATCTGAAAGAGATTATGCTCGAAAAATTGTTTTAAAAGATAAATCCTCCAAAGAAACATTTGTACATGAAATTATGGAAAGCAATGTTTTTACAGTCCAGCTTTCAAATAATATTGACGATTGTATGGAACTTATGAGTTCAAAAAGAATACGACATCTGCCTGTTTTAGAAAACGGAACCGTGGTAGGAATAATTTCTATAAGCGATGTTGTAAAAGCAATTATTGAAATTCAAAAAGATACCATTCATCATCTAAACTCTTACATCTCACAGTAAAACTTCTATAAAATACTTTTTTGAAATAGTCCGGTTTAAATCGGGCTATTTTTTTTGATTTTACCATTTTGATATTTTAACAAAAGAAAGCAGTAAAAGCGTCCCATTTTAAACTAAGACTTATATCTTTGTAAGCTAGAATAAAAGCTAAAATAATGAACAAAGAGAGTAAAAAAAGAGAGGCATTACAGTACCACGCTGAGCCAACTCCAGGAAAAATTCAGGTAGTTCCAACAAAAAAATATGCAACCCAGAGAGACTTATCGCTTGCGTATTCGCCGGGAGTTGCTGAACCTTGTTTAGCAATTGCAGAAAACATTGAAGATGTTTATAAATATACAGCAAAAGGAAATTTAGTTGCCGTAATTTCAAACGGTACAGCTGTTTTAGGACTTGGAGATATAGGCCCGGAAGCAGGAAAACCAGTAATGGAAGGTAAAGGTTTATTGTTTAAAATATTCTCTGATATTGATGTTTTTGATATCGAAGTTGATACAAAAAATGTTGAAGAATTTATTCAGACTGTAAAAAATATTGCTCCAACTTTTGGAGGTATTAATCTTGAAGATATTAAAGCACCAGAATCTTTTGAAATCGAAAGAAGATTAATCGAAGAATTAGACATTCCGGTAATGCACGACGATCAGCACGGAACTGCAATTATTTCTTCTGCAGCTTTAATCAATGCACTTGAATTAGCAGGAAAAAAAGCAGAAGATGTAAAAGTAGTAGTTTCTGGAGCAGGATCTGCAGCAATCGCTTGTACTGACTTATATGTTTTATTAGGAGTAAAAGTTGAAAATGTTTTAATGTTTAATAGTAAAGGACTTTTAACAAAAGACAATCCTGCACTTTCAGATTTACAATTAAAATATGCTGTTAATGGTCCTAAAATTGAGTTAGCAGAAGCGGTAAAAGGAGCAGATGTTTTCATCGGCTTATCATCTGGAGATATTTTATCGCCGGAAATGCTGTTAACAATGAAAGAAAATCCGATTGTTTTTGCAATGGCAAATCCAAATCCGGAAATCGATTATAATTTAGCTGTACAAACACGTAAAGACGTGATTATGGCTACAGGCCGTTCAGATTTTCCTAATCAGGTAAATAACGTTCTTGGTTTCCCTTATATTTTTAGAGGAGCTTTAGACGTGCGTGCTACAAAAATTAACGAAGCTATGAAAATGGCTGCTGTAAAAGCATTGGCTATTTTAGCAAAAGAACCAGTTCCAGAACAGGTTAACGTAGCTTACGGAGCAATGAAATTAGGTTTTGGGCAAGAATATATCATTCCTAAACCATTCGATCCTAGATTGATTACTGTTGTGGCACCAGCAGTTGCAAAAGCAGCAATGGAATCTGGAGTTGCAAAAAATCCTATTACAGACTGGGCAGCTTATGAAGATAAGCTTCGCGAGCGTATGGGTAACGATAATAAAATGGTGCGTTTAATTACAAACCGAGCGAAATTAGATCCTAAAAAAGTAGTTTTTGCTGAGGCAGACCAATTAAATGTGTTAAAAGCGGCACAAATTGTACACGAAGACGGAATTGGTATTCCGGTTTTATTAGGAAACAGAGAAACTATTTTAGAATTAAAAGAGGAATTAGGTTTTGACGCCGAATTAGAAATCATCGATCCTAAAACAAACGAAGAAGAAGAAAGACGTAACAAATTTGCAAATTCATACTGGGAATCAAGAGAACGCAGAGGAGTTTCATTGCTTGATGCTCAAAAATTCATGCGCGAAAGAAACTATTTCGCTGCCATGATGGTAAACGAAGGAGAAGCAGATGCACTTGTTACAGGATATTCAAGAAGTTACCCAAGTGTTGTAAAACCAATGCTGCAATTAATTGAAAAAGCACACGGCGCTTCACTTGTTGCAACAGCAAACATGATGCTTACATCACGCGGACCAATGTTCTTGTCAGATACAGCAATCAATATCAATCCATCATCAGAAGATTTAGTAAATATTGCATTGATGACTGCTAAAACAGCAAAAATGTTCGGAATTGAACCCGTAATTGCAATGGTTTCTTATTCAAACTTTGGTTCATCAACGCATCAAAATGCTTCAAAAGTAAGAGATGCAGTGGCGTATTTACATAAAAATCACCCTGAGATGGTCGTAGATGGTGAGATTCAGGCAGACTTTGCTTTAAATTCTGAAATGCTTCAGGAAAAGTTCCCATTCTCTAAACTGGCAGGTAAAAAAGTAAACACGCTTGTGTTCCCTAACTTAGAGTCGGCTAATATCACTTATAAATTGATGAAAGAACTGAATAAATCAGCTTCTATCGGGCCTATTATGATGGGAATGGATAAACCAGTTCACATTTTCCAATTAGGGGCAAGCGTTGAAGAAATGGTTAATATGGCAGCAATTGCGGTTATTGACGCTCAGGAAAAAGAAAACAAAAAGAACAAATTAGCAAAATAATTCACTAAAAAATAGGACAAAATAATATTGTCCTATTTTTATTGCATTTTTACTATATTTGGATTCTTACTAAATTATATTATGATAGCACATTTGCAGGGAAAATTAGTCGAAAAGAATCCCACAGAAGTTGTAATTGATTGCGGAGGAGTGGGATACCACGTAAATATTTCGTTACATACTTTTTCATTAATTCCAAATGCTGATTTTATAAAATTGTATACGCATCTTCAAATCAAAGAAGATGCGCATACTTTATATGGTTTTGTAGAAAAGTCTGAACGTGAGATATTTAGAATGCTGTTATCTGTTTCAGGAATTGGAGCCGGCATCGCACGAACAATGCTTTCGTCTATAGAACCCAGACAAATTATTAATGCCATTGCCTCAGGAGATGTTGGAGTTATCCAGTCTATAAAAGGTATTGGAAACAAAACAGCACAGCGAGTAATACTTGATTTAAAAGAAAAAGTGTTAAAGTTGTACGATTTAGACGAAGTTTCTGTTGTCCAAAACAATACAAA includes:
- a CDS encoding CBS domain-containing protein, whose translation is MTVDQILNAKGKNVFSVRSTTTVYEALKVMGDKNIGAILIIDGTDLKGILSERDYARKIVLKDKSSKETFVHEIMESNVFTVQLSNNIDDCMELMSSKRIRHLPVLENGTVVGIISISDVVKAIIEIQKDTIHHLNSYISQ
- a CDS encoding NADP-dependent malic enzyme, with the translated sequence MNKESKKREALQYHAEPTPGKIQVVPTKKYATQRDLSLAYSPGVAEPCLAIAENIEDVYKYTAKGNLVAVISNGTAVLGLGDIGPEAGKPVMEGKGLLFKIFSDIDVFDIEVDTKNVEEFIQTVKNIAPTFGGINLEDIKAPESFEIERRLIEELDIPVMHDDQHGTAIISSAALINALELAGKKAEDVKVVVSGAGSAAIACTDLYVLLGVKVENVLMFNSKGLLTKDNPALSDLQLKYAVNGPKIELAEAVKGADVFIGLSSGDILSPEMLLTMKENPIVFAMANPNPEIDYNLAVQTRKDVIMATGRSDFPNQVNNVLGFPYIFRGALDVRATKINEAMKMAAVKALAILAKEPVPEQVNVAYGAMKLGFGQEYIIPKPFDPRLITVVAPAVAKAAMESGVAKNPITDWAAYEDKLRERMGNDNKMVRLITNRAKLDPKKVVFAEADQLNVLKAAQIVHEDGIGIPVLLGNRETILELKEELGFDAELEIIDPKTNEEEERRNKFANSYWESRERRGVSLLDAQKFMRERNYFAAMMVNEGEADALVTGYSRSYPSVVKPMLQLIEKAHGASLVATANMMLTSRGPMFLSDTAININPSSEDLVNIALMTAKTAKMFGIEPVIAMVSYSNFGSSTHQNASKVRDAVAYLHKNHPEMVVDGEIQADFALNSEMLQEKFPFSKLAGKKVNTLVFPNLESANITYKLMKELNKSASIGPIMMGMDKPVHIFQLGASVEEMVNMAAIAVIDAQEKENKKNKLAK
- the ruvA gene encoding Holliday junction branch migration protein RuvA; translated protein: MIAHLQGKLVEKNPTEVVIDCGGVGYHVNISLHTFSLIPNADFIKLYTHLQIKEDAHTLYGFVEKSEREIFRMLLSVSGIGAGIARTMLSSIEPRQIINAIASGDVGVIQSIKGIGNKTAQRVILDLKEKVLKLYDLDEVSVVQNNTNRDEALSALEVLGFVRKTSEKVVEKIVKEDPEATVETIIKKALKSL